The Thiorhodovibrio litoralis genome includes a window with the following:
- a CDS encoding diguanylate cyclase domain-containing protein codes for MPDKKATVLIVDDQPSNIQLLAALLKADYRILTATRGHKALELAESKQPPDLILLDVIMPDMDGHEVCRRLKDQETTRGIPVIFVTGMNDDKDEEHGLNLGAADYITKPFNPAIVRARVRNQVNLKLRTDMLEQISWEDALTGIPNRRRFDQKLTEECARLTRNDHQSLSLLMLDIDHFKPFNDNYGHGAGDDCLRRVAQALAEVPQRPADLVARYGGEEFAVILPETDAAGAQDIAERLLAAVRALNLEHAYSDVAPHVTLSIGGATHSAAEAKTSPKANTKADAEALKKNADAALYRAKTHGRNQFMSGSSSA; via the coding sequence ATGCCGGACAAAAAAGCCACTGTTCTGATCGTTGACGATCAACCCAGCAACATCCAACTGCTGGCCGCGCTGCTGAAAGCGGACTATCGCATCCTCACCGCCACGCGCGGTCACAAAGCCCTGGAACTGGCCGAGAGCAAGCAGCCGCCGGACCTGATTCTGCTCGATGTGATCATGCCGGACATGGACGGCCATGAAGTCTGCCGCCGGCTGAAGGATCAGGAGACCACCCGCGGCATTCCGGTGATCTTCGTCACCGGCATGAACGACGACAAGGACGAGGAGCACGGCCTGAACCTGGGCGCCGCCGATTACATCACCAAACCCTTCAACCCGGCCATTGTCCGCGCCCGGGTGCGCAATCAGGTCAACCTCAAGCTGCGAACCGACATGCTCGAGCAAATCTCCTGGGAAGACGCGCTCACCGGCATCCCCAATCGGCGCCGCTTCGACCAGAAACTCACCGAGGAATGCGCTCGACTCACCCGCAACGACCACCAGTCATTGTCCCTGCTGATGCTGGATATCGACCATTTCAAGCCCTTTAACGACAACTACGGCCACGGCGCCGGCGATGACTGCCTCAGACGCGTCGCCCAAGCCCTGGCCGAGGTGCCCCAGCGCCCCGCCGACCTGGTGGCGCGCTACGGCGGCGAGGAATTCGCCGTCATCCTGCCGGAAACCGACGCCGCCGGCGCCCAAGACATCGCCGAACGCCTGCTTGCGGCCGTGCGCGCACTCAATCTCGAACACGCCTACTCGGATGTCGCCCCCCATGTCACCTTAAGCATCGGCGGCGCCACCCACAGCGCCGCCGAGGCAAAGACAAGCCCCAAGGCAAACACCAAGGCAGACGCAGAAGCACTCAAAAAAAACGCTGACGCCGCCCTCTACCGGGCAAAGACGCATGGCCGTAATCAGTTCATGTCTGGTTCATCAAGCGCCTGA
- a CDS encoding TonB-dependent receptor translates to MLLASTGLAAEPTSAPKAGATGFGFGERLQIHGFASQGAVQSSANRYYGDSPETSFDFTELGINASFRVNPRLMLAAQVLSRRAGDMSDGSPEIDFALADVNLVSNARYRAGMRVGRIKNRLGLYNETRDVPFTHPGIFLPQVVYFDKVRNLVLSTDGILLYGDLHQPFGTFSATLSTGNPVIDENVEAAFMIGDSDGTLESENHSWLGSLWFDSATEALKLGLSGATASAKYDPNSSNPFSLQPGTIDILYWIASAQYNAERWSLTAEYMGEPIQWRDFGPWRPDRDATAEGYYAQGTYRFLPRWQLMARYEEGFADRDDRDGSQLEQDTFGMVPANTAYSRILSLGVRWDINRQWMLRAEYSRHIGNFILSEIENPDFSQFEKHWNVFAIQAAFRF, encoded by the coding sequence GTGCTTCTCGCCAGCACCGGGCTTGCTGCCGAGCCGACCAGCGCGCCCAAGGCAGGCGCGACGGGATTCGGATTTGGCGAGCGTCTGCAGATCCATGGCTTTGCCAGCCAGGGAGCTGTTCAAAGCAGCGCCAACCGCTATTACGGCGATAGCCCGGAGACTTCCTTCGATTTCACCGAGCTCGGCATCAATGCCTCTTTTCGTGTCAACCCCCGCCTGATGCTCGCGGCGCAAGTCCTGTCCCGACGCGCCGGCGACATGAGCGACGGATCACCAGAGATCGATTTCGCACTCGCCGACGTTAACTTGGTCTCGAACGCGCGCTACCGCGCCGGCATGCGGGTCGGCCGGATCAAGAACCGGCTCGGCCTCTACAACGAAACCCGCGATGTGCCTTTCACCCATCCGGGCATCTTTCTCCCTCAAGTGGTGTATTTCGACAAGGTGCGCAACCTGGTGCTGTCAACGGATGGCATTCTGCTCTACGGCGACCTGCACCAACCCTTTGGCACCTTCTCGGCCACTTTATCGACGGGAAACCCGGTGATTGATGAGAATGTCGAAGCCGCCTTCATGATCGGTGACTCCGATGGCACCCTGGAGAGCGAAAATCACTCCTGGCTGGGCAGCTTGTGGTTTGACTCAGCAACCGAGGCGCTGAAGCTCGGCCTCAGCGGCGCGACCGCCTCAGCGAAATACGATCCAAATTCCAGTAACCCTTTCTCCCTTCAACCTGGCACCATCGATATCCTCTACTGGATCGCCTCGGCGCAATACAATGCCGAGCGTTGGAGTCTGACAGCCGAGTACATGGGCGAACCGATTCAATGGCGCGATTTCGGCCCTTGGCGCCCGGATCGCGACGCAACGGCCGAGGGTTACTATGCTCAGGGAACCTACCGTTTCCTGCCTCGATGGCAGCTGATGGCGCGCTACGAGGAGGGTTTCGCCGACCGCGATGATCGCGACGGCAGCCAGCTTGAGCAGGACACCTTCGGTATGGTCCCGGCCAACACGGCCTACTCGCGAATCCTCAGCCTCGGGGTACGCTGGGACATCAACCGGCAGTGGATGCTGCGGGCTGAGTATTCACGCCATATCGGAAATTTCATTCTATCCGAGATCGAGAACCCCGATTTCTCCCAGTTTGAGAAACACTGGAATGTGTTTGCAATTCAGGCAGCTTTCCGCTTCTAG
- the dtd gene encoding D-aminoacyl-tRNA deacylase → MIALLQRVTQARVHVAGELVGAIDAGLLVLVAVQPDDDDSRAKRLLERLLGYRVFPDASGRMNRSLLDTGGGLLLVPQFTLAADTRKGTRASFTSAAAPALGERLFAYLLERACQVHQPVAGGVFGADMQVSLTNDGPVTFWLEV, encoded by the coding sequence ATGATTGCGCTGCTGCAGCGCGTCACCCAGGCGCGGGTCCATGTGGCGGGCGAACTGGTTGGTGCCATCGACGCGGGTTTGCTGGTGCTGGTGGCGGTGCAACCCGATGATGACGACTCCCGCGCCAAGCGCCTGCTGGAACGGTTACTCGGCTATCGCGTCTTCCCCGATGCCAGTGGGCGCATGAACCGGAGCCTGCTCGACACCGGCGGCGGCCTGTTGCTGGTGCCCCAGTTCACGCTGGCGGCCGATACGCGCAAGGGTACCCGCGCAAGCTTCACCAGCGCGGCTGCGCCCGCGCTCGGCGAGCGGCTGTTCGCCTATTTGCTCGAGCGCGCCTGCCAGGTGCACCAGCCGGTCGCGGGTGGTGTTTTTGGCGCTGATATGCAGGTCAGCCTGACCAACGACGGCCCCGTGACCTTCTGGCTGGAGGTTTGA
- a CDS encoding bifunctional diguanylate cyclase/phosphodiesterase: protein MSPPRSIPSSPRKFFLGLRWKVVLGISLTLIPLVAFLTLYARASLLDQFQQTQSRLRSHQSNHFRTLVRERYQQMSRLANMVPALASLEDQGAAPADRMTDPGERLHLALESIGSLLDLEWDIRSVHWLALGEAPVALWPTDSEPLPDALIAAVNKTPEQLTEQLQCDASHCRQYISSPILWHGETAGTLVLGRALGSILLTFQQLTGANLAIATPITTLDPDSSAQATTLRFQGATEPDIILPLLESQPTEALLASSSETPLAVHFGTHWYEIFHIDTSDAGLTAFVINRTTDERLGIRAIARNSLLIGLIGLLLAEVLLLLILRGPVERIRALSNLLPLLAENRFDALAERLPRTGGRLRWRDEIDTNVEVIGTLNQRMAIMQTEREAAQRELHWLADHDPLTSLLNRRRFDHELTRAIERASATGTQGALLFVDLDNFKDVNDTSGHQVGDRLIRRIAKRLSACIRQRGRIGRFGGDEFAMLLHPVVEPELDNLIKEFQQQIRSTSVRAGNHRHQVSASIGVVLFPEHGADTQALMANADLAMYQAKANQHRGHWHLYSEADMARAQANERVLWTHEIGNALDFSRFQLFYQPIMALPERRIWRAEALLRLPLPDGRIANPAEFIPVAERTGLINAIDRWVIANAVRVLSEHPRLSLAVNLSAKSLADPTLDGELMQVLHSSGIDPQRLTLEITETVAIDNMEVAIARMNSLRALGCRFALDDFGSGFASYAYLKQLPVDDVKIDGSFIRNLDHNAEDRIFVTAATEMAHAMGKKVIAEFVESEAILDVLIELGIDFGQGYFIGRPVPELPAPEDARPEPQPLAH, encoded by the coding sequence TTGAGCCCACCGCGCAGCATTCCGTCGAGTCCGCGAAAGTTCTTCCTTGGGCTGCGCTGGAAGGTGGTTCTCGGCATCAGCCTGACGCTGATTCCGCTCGTTGCCTTCCTGACCCTTTACGCCCGCGCAAGCTTGCTCGATCAGTTCCAACAGACCCAAAGCCGCCTGCGCAGCCATCAGAGCAACCACTTCCGGACGCTGGTGCGCGAGCGCTATCAGCAGATGTCGCGGCTTGCCAACATGGTGCCCGCATTGGCCTCGTTGGAGGACCAAGGCGCCGCGCCCGCAGATCGCATGACCGACCCCGGCGAGCGCTTGCACCTAGCACTCGAAAGCATCGGCAGCCTACTCGATTTGGAATGGGACATCCGCTCCGTCCACTGGCTGGCCCTCGGCGAGGCGCCTGTCGCACTCTGGCCAACCGACAGCGAACCCTTGCCAGATGCCTTGATCGCAGCCGTCAACAAGACTCCCGAGCAGCTCACCGAGCAGCTGCAATGCGACGCTTCCCACTGCCGTCAGTACATCAGCTCCCCGATCCTCTGGCACGGAGAGACCGCCGGCACCCTGGTCCTCGGACGCGCCCTGGGAAGCATTCTGCTGACCTTTCAGCAACTAACCGGCGCCAACCTGGCCATCGCGACCCCAATCACCACGCTGGACCCGGATTCATCGGCACAGGCCACGACACTGCGTTTTCAGGGAGCCACCGAGCCCGACATCATTCTGCCGCTACTCGAATCCCAGCCCACCGAGGCCTTGCTCGCCAGTAGCTCCGAAACGCCTCTCGCAGTGCACTTTGGCACGCACTGGTATGAGATTTTCCACATCGATACCAGCGACGCCGGGCTCACCGCCTTCGTCATTAACCGCACCACGGACGAGCGACTCGGCATCCGCGCAATCGCGCGCAACAGCTTGCTGATCGGCCTGATCGGGCTGCTGCTCGCCGAGGTTCTATTGCTGCTCATCCTGCGCGGCCCGGTCGAGCGCATTCGCGCCCTGTCCAACCTGCTACCGCTGCTAGCCGAAAACCGCTTCGACGCCCTCGCTGAGCGCCTGCCGCGCACCGGTGGGCGCCTGCGCTGGCGCGATGAAATCGACACCAACGTCGAGGTCATCGGCACGCTCAACCAGCGCATGGCCATCATGCAGACCGAACGCGAAGCCGCCCAGCGCGAGCTGCATTGGCTGGCTGATCACGACCCCCTGACCAGTTTGCTCAACCGGCGCCGGTTCGACCACGAACTCACGCGCGCCATTGAGCGGGCATCCGCGACCGGCACCCAGGGCGCATTGTTGTTTGTGGACCTGGATAATTTCAAGGATGTCAACGACACCAGCGGCCATCAGGTCGGCGACCGTCTGATCCGGCGCATCGCCAAGAGGCTCTCCGCCTGCATCCGGCAGCGCGGGCGCATCGGCCGCTTCGGCGGCGACGAGTTCGCCATGCTCCTGCATCCGGTGGTGGAGCCCGAGCTCGACAACCTGATTAAAGAATTCCAGCAGCAAATCCGCTCAACCAGCGTGCGCGCCGGCAATCATCGCCATCAGGTCTCCGCCAGCATCGGCGTCGTGCTCTTTCCCGAACATGGCGCCGACACCCAGGCACTCATGGCCAATGCCGATCTGGCCATGTATCAGGCCAAAGCCAACCAGCATCGCGGTCACTGGCATCTGTATTCCGAGGCCGACATGGCACGCGCCCAAGCCAATGAGCGCGTGCTCTGGACGCACGAGATCGGCAACGCACTGGACTTCAGCCGTTTTCAGCTTTTCTACCAGCCCATCATGGCCCTGCCCGAACGGCGCATCTGGCGCGCCGAGGCTCTGCTGCGCCTGCCGCTACCCGACGGGCGCATTGCCAACCCAGCGGAATTTATTCCGGTGGCTGAACGCACCGGCCTGATCAACGCCATCGACCGCTGGGTCATCGCCAATGCCGTCCGCGTGCTGAGCGAGCATCCGCGGCTCTCCCTGGCCGTCAACCTGTCGGCCAAGTCGCTGGCCGACCCGACGCTGGACGGCGAGCTGATGCAGGTGTTGCACTCCTCAGGAATAGACCCGCAACGCCTGACGCTCGAGATCACCGAAACCGTCGCCATCGACAACATGGAGGTTGCCATCGCCCGCATGAATAGCCTGCGCGCGCTCGGCTGTCGCTTCGCGCTCGACGACTTTGGCAGCGGCTTTGCCTCCTATGCCTACCTGAAACAGCTCCCGGTCGATGATGTAAAAATCGACGGCAGCTTCATTCGCAACCTCGATCACAATGCCGAGGATCGCATTTTCGTCACCGCCGCCACCGAAATGGCGCACGCGATGGGCAAGAAAGTCATCGCCGAATTCGTCGAGTCCGAGGCCATTCTCGATGTCCTGATCGAGCTCGGCATCGACTTCGGGCAGGGCTACTTCATTGGTCGACCGGTCCCCGAGCTGCCAGCGCCGGAAGATGCCCGCCCTGAGCCCCAGCCGCTGGCCCATTAA
- a CDS encoding ferredoxin--NADP reductase gives MTEDWIEGRVVGLRHWSDNLYSLNIDAPLPSFVAGQYIKVALDIDEKRVGRPYSLVNAPDERPLEIYFNEVPEGPLTPRLSDLRSGDRVWVSAKAGGVFTMDNVVSRRHLWMLATGTALGVYLSILKTPEPWERFERIILVQGARHSGELAYPETLAKLKEQYGQRFSFTSTLTREQRPGSLQGRITQLLEQGELQRAADAEITAEDSHLMLCGNSAMIKEVRAWLEARGLHRHKRTQPGHYTTEQYH, from the coding sequence ATGACGGAAGACTGGATCGAGGGACGGGTCGTTGGCCTGCGCCACTGGAGCGACAATCTCTACAGCCTGAATATCGACGCCCCACTGCCTTCGTTCGTGGCTGGCCAATACATCAAGGTCGCACTCGATATCGACGAAAAGCGTGTCGGGCGCCCCTACTCCCTGGTCAACGCCCCGGATGAGCGACCGCTCGAGATCTACTTCAACGAGGTCCCGGAAGGACCACTGACCCCACGCCTGTCCGATCTGCGCAGCGGCGACCGCGTCTGGGTCTCAGCCAAGGCCGGCGGTGTCTTCACCATGGATAACGTCGTCTCACGCCGGCATCTGTGGATGCTCGCCACCGGTACCGCGCTTGGCGTCTACCTCTCAATCCTCAAAACGCCCGAGCCATGGGAACGCTTCGAGCGGATCATCCTGGTCCAAGGCGCCCGCCACAGCGGCGAGTTGGCCTACCCCGAGACCCTGGCCAAGCTCAAAGAGCAATACGGCCAGCGCTTCTCCTTTACCTCCACCCTCACCCGCGAGCAACGCCCGGGCTCACTCCAGGGCCGTATCACCCAGCTTCTTGAACAAGGCGAGCTCCAGCGCGCCGCCGACGCCGAGATTACCGCCGAGGACAGCCACCTGATGCTTTGCGGCAATTCCGCCATGATCAAAGAGGTCCGCGCCTGGCTAGAGGCCCGCGGACTGCACCGGCACAAGCGCACCCAGCCCGGGCATTACACCACCGAGCAGTATCACTAA
- the pip gene encoding prolyl aminopeptidase has translation MQESLYPAIEPYTTEFLEVGDGHELYVEQSGNPAGYPALFLHGGPGAGCGASHRRFFDPERYRIILFDQRGSGRSRPHASIDANTTWDLVADIERLREHLGIERWLVFGGSWGSTLSLAYAEQHPQSVAALVLRGIFLCRPEEIHWFYQQGACRLFPDYWQDYLAPIPPEEQVDLLRAYAERLFGPASEQQTAAARAWSLWEGRCATLLADRDLRDSFAADAFALALARIECHYFMHNAFFQSDQLLRDIDAIRGIPGVIVHGRYDAICPLASAWELHQAWPEAELNIIPDAGHAAFEPGIARALVAATDRFAQTLAP, from the coding sequence ATGCAGGAAAGCCTTTATCCGGCCATTGAGCCCTATACGACCGAGTTCCTTGAGGTCGGCGACGGCCATGAGCTCTATGTGGAGCAAAGCGGTAATCCAGCGGGCTACCCGGCGCTCTTTTTGCACGGTGGCCCCGGCGCCGGCTGCGGCGCATCCCACCGGCGATTCTTCGACCCTGAGCGCTATCGCATTATTTTGTTCGATCAGCGCGGTAGCGGTCGCTCCCGCCCCCATGCCAGCATTGATGCCAATACCACCTGGGATTTGGTCGCCGACATCGAGCGCCTGCGGGAGCACTTAGGCATCGAGCGCTGGTTGGTGTTTGGCGGCTCCTGGGGCTCGACCTTATCCCTTGCCTATGCCGAGCAACATCCGCAGTCCGTGGCCGCGCTGGTGTTGCGCGGCATTTTTCTGTGCCGGCCGGAGGAAATTCACTGGTTTTATCAGCAGGGCGCGTGTCGGCTGTTCCCGGACTACTGGCAGGACTATCTCGCGCCCATTCCGCCGGAAGAGCAGGTCGATCTGCTGCGCGCCTACGCCGAGCGGCTGTTTGGTCCGGCGAGCGAGCAGCAGACGGCGGCGGCGCGCGCCTGGTCGCTGTGGGAGGGCCGCTGCGCCACCCTGCTAGCGGATCGCGATTTGCGCGACAGCTTCGCCGCCGATGCCTTCGCGCTCGCGTTAGCGCGCATTGAATGCCATTACTTTATGCACAATGCGTTTTTTCAGTCCGATCAGCTCCTGCGCGATATCGACGCCATTCGTGGCATTCCCGGCGTCATTGTCCATGGTCGCTATGACGCCATCTGCCCGCTGGCCTCGGCCTGGGAACTGCACCAGGCCTGGCCCGAGGCGGAGCTAAACATCATCCCCGACGCAGGCCATGCCGCCTTTGAGCCCGGCATTGCCCGCGCGCTGGTGGCGGCGACCGATCGTTTCGCTCAAACGCTTGCGCCCTAG